From a region of the Vaginimicrobium propionicum genome:
- a CDS encoding PH domain-containing protein has product MGIFDPNVSRYLLDDENELLVDEIRRHWVTRTPAVLLILLGAVAAGLVPGAGSYWFIPTIAAALIFGRGLYLLAKEQLDRFVVTNMRVFRVHGVFNRHLAIVPIARILDISVNRPFLGMVFGYGHFVFESAAQEQGLREIKFVPNILRHDRIIQTIIARSGVRAQANISSAELEDS; this is encoded by the coding sequence ATGGGCATCTTTGACCCGAATGTTTCCCGGTATCTGCTCGATGATGAAAACGAGCTGCTGGTTGACGAAATAAGACGCCACTGGGTGACCCGAACACCGGCAGTGTTACTTATTCTGCTTGGCGCGGTAGCCGCCGGCCTGGTGCCGGGAGCCGGAAGTTATTGGTTCATCCCAACAATCGCCGCAGCATTAATTTTTGGGCGTGGGCTTTATCTCTTAGCCAAAGAACAACTCGACAGATTCGTGGTCACAAATATGCGGGTATTTCGAGTTCACGGCGTTTTCAACCGGCATCTAGCTATCGTCCCGATTGCCAGGATCTTAGATATTTCGGTAAATCGGCCTTTTTTGGGCATGGTATTTGGCTACGGGCATTTCGTCTTTGAATCGGCTGCTCAAGAGCAGGGACTGCGCGAGATTAAATTTGTGCCCAATATTTTGCGTCATGACCGAATAATTCAAACCATCATCGCTCGTTCTGGGGTGCGCGCTCAAGCTAATATTTCCAGCGCCGAATTAGAGGATAGCTAG
- a CDS encoding glycosyltransferase family 2 protein: MNPDSWLVIPLYNEGSVIADVINSARKTFCKIVCVDDGSSDGSGKIATDAGAIVVTHPVNLGQGAALQTGISYALGDPAAQYFVTFDADGQHRPEDAARMVQRLRDEPLDVVLGSRFLSTKVEAGALKRLVLKTAVLFERATTRLKVTDTHNGLRALNRKAAETIHIHQNRMAHGSEFLQEISRHRLAYAEEPVQIIYTEYSMAKGQSLWNSVNILSELFLDK, encoded by the coding sequence ATGAATCCCGATTCTTGGCTCGTTATCCCGTTATATAACGAGGGCTCGGTAATCGCCGACGTCATAAATAGTGCGCGTAAGACTTTCTGCAAAATCGTCTGCGTGGACGATGGCTCATCTGACGGTTCCGGCAAAATCGCCACTGACGCGGGAGCCATCGTCGTCACTCATCCAGTCAATCTGGGTCAGGGCGCAGCTTTGCAGACTGGTATCTCTTATGCCCTGGGCGATCCGGCGGCACAATATTTCGTCACCTTTGACGCAGATGGCCAGCACCGACCCGAGGATGCTGCCCGAATGGTGCAAAGGTTGCGCGATGAGCCGTTGGATGTCGTCCTAGGATCACGGTTCCTCAGCACGAAAGTAGAGGCTGGGGCGCTAAAACGCCTAGTGCTAAAGACGGCGGTACTGTTTGAACGAGCTACCACCCGCCTTAAAGTGACAGACACCCACAACGGTTTGCGTGCACTAAACCGAAAGGCCGCCGAAACCATTCACATTCACCAAAACCGAATGGCACACGGCTCAGAGTTCTTACAGGAAATATCCCGTCACCGGCTGGCCTACGCCGAGGAGCCGGTGCAGATCATCTACACGGAATATTCCATGGCCAAGGGGCAGTCATTATGGAATTCGGTGAACATTCTCAGCGAATTATTCTTGGATAAGTGA
- a CDS encoding DUF2304 domain-containing protein, giving the protein MHTQIVIKVLLVVGLLALIYMLVNKRPGARPRALRSIAYLLILVMAIIAVIFPQCLTWIAGLVGVGRGADLLLYALVLMFFNHLIGARSHNAKQAQRFTDLARHVAIREAEPAKEAGRRLAE; this is encoded by the coding sequence ATGCACACCCAAATTGTTATAAAAGTCCTACTGGTTGTTGGACTGCTGGCTTTGATTTACATGCTGGTGAACAAACGCCCCGGTGCCAGGCCGCGCGCACTTCGTTCAATCGCCTACCTGCTTATTCTCGTGATGGCGATCATAGCTGTCATATTTCCGCAATGTCTGACTTGGATAGCTGGTCTGGTGGGTGTTGGCAGAGGCGCTGACTTACTGCTCTATGCCCTGGTATTGATGTTCTTTAACCACCTGATTGGCGCGCGTTCACACAACGCTAAACAGGCTCAACGGTTTACTGACTTGGCTAGGCATGTAGCTATCCGCGAAGCCGAGCCAGCTAAGGAGGCTGGGCGTCGACTCGCTGAATGA
- the glf gene encoding UDP-galactopyranose mutase, with translation MQTDLVIVGSGLFGLTMAERAATELGLKVTIVERRPHIGGNAYSEEEPETGIEVHKYGAHLFHTSNKRVWDYCNRFTSFTNYQHHVYTTHNGVVYPMPVNLGTINQFFNAAMRPDEAKALIREQSQELGDKDPTNFVEKGISLVGRPLYEAFFMNYTAKQWQTAPEDLPASIVSRLPVRYTYNNRYFSDTYEGLPTQGYTAWLERMVDNPNITVLLDTDFFDDDQPFSKSKLAGSVPIVYTGPIDRYFDYSQGDLGWRTIDLEKEVLDMEDFQGCPVMNYADLDVPFTRIHEFRHFHPERAYTKDKTVIYREYSRFANHDDEPYYPVNTDNDRAHLENYRQLAKAETDVWFGGRLGTYKYLDMHMAIASALTLFDNEIAPHFRSRLNGK, from the coding sequence GTGCAGACAGATTTAGTAATCGTCGGTTCCGGACTTTTTGGCTTAACTATGGCCGAACGCGCTGCAACCGAGCTTGGGTTAAAGGTCACCATCGTCGAACGCCGTCCACACATCGGTGGTAATGCGTACTCAGAGGAAGAGCCTGAGACTGGTATCGAGGTACATAAATACGGCGCACACCTATTCCATACCTCTAATAAGCGGGTCTGGGATTATTGCAATCGCTTCACTAGCTTTACGAATTATCAGCACCACGTTTACACGACTCACAATGGGGTTGTGTACCCGATGCCAGTCAATCTTGGCACCATCAATCAGTTTTTTAACGCAGCAATGCGTCCTGACGAGGCGAAAGCGCTGATTCGTGAACAATCTCAAGAGTTAGGCGACAAAGATCCGACCAACTTTGTTGAGAAGGGAATTTCCCTTGTCGGACGCCCACTCTATGAAGCGTTCTTCATGAATTACACCGCTAAACAGTGGCAAACCGCCCCGGAAGATTTGCCAGCGTCCATCGTTAGCCGTCTGCCAGTGCGCTACACCTATAACAACAGGTATTTTTCTGACACCTACGAGGGCTTACCGACTCAGGGCTACACCGCCTGGTTAGAACGTATGGTAGACAACCCGAATATCACCGTTTTGCTGGATACTGATTTCTTCGACGATGACCAACCGTTCAGCAAATCTAAGCTGGCAGGAAGCGTGCCGATTGTTTATACCGGCCCGATAGACCGCTATTTCGACTACTCTCAAGGCGATTTAGGCTGGCGCACTATCGACCTAGAAAAAGAAGTCCTAGACATGGAGGATTTCCAGGGGTGCCCAGTGATGAATTACGCAGATCTGGACGTGCCATTTACTCGCATTCACGAATTTAGGCATTTCCACCCAGAACGCGCATATACCAAAGACAAGACAGTGATCTATCGAGAATATTCTCGATTCGCTAATCACGACGATGAGCCTTACTATCCAGTAAATACTGATAATGATCGCGCTCATCTGGAAAATTATCGCCAATTAGCTAAGGCAGAAACCGATGTTTGGTTCGGCGGCAGACTAGGCACATATAAATATCTGGATATGCATATGGCAATTGCCTCTGCGCTTACGCTATTTGATAATGAGATCGCGCCGCATTTTCGTAGCCGATTAAACGGAAAGTAA
- a CDS encoding ABC transporter permease gives MQSISVSEFRSPGNGGGLLDIFKNGFLLKLLVRKELRVRYRGSILGMLWSYVKPGVQFLVFYFAIGVFMGMNNAVPNFAVYLFSGVVAANFFSESFGNSTRAIVANSALVKKIYLPRELFCVSTLWVAAVHFFPQIAVLLLGALLMGWRPTLLHIGVGVLGFIILAIFTLGLGLLFSAINVMLRDAENFVDLITMVITWGSPILYHWDFVVKAIGEGKAWFIYNMNPITPVVEMFHYCFWAPTRGVDYQIPPGMVTFVILAAAISVATLFIGEATFRRLDGRFAQEL, from the coding sequence ATGCAGTCAATTTCAGTTTCAGAATTTCGCTCCCCTGGTAATGGTGGCGGACTGCTAGATATTTTCAAAAACGGTTTTCTGTTAAAACTGCTTGTTCGAAAAGAATTGCGGGTACGCTACCGCGGGTCGATTCTTGGAATGCTGTGGTCTTATGTGAAACCCGGCGTGCAATTCTTAGTGTTTTACTTTGCTATCGGCGTTTTTATGGGCATGAATAATGCTGTCCCAAACTTCGCGGTCTATCTTTTTTCTGGCGTGGTGGCAGCTAATTTCTTCTCCGAATCATTCGGCAATTCCACGCGCGCTATCGTGGCGAATTCTGCCTTAGTAAAGAAGATATATCTACCTCGCGAGCTTTTCTGCGTTTCTACTTTGTGGGTAGCAGCTGTACATTTCTTTCCACAGATAGCGGTGCTACTGCTAGGGGCACTGCTTATGGGTTGGCGTCCAACCCTGCTACACATCGGGGTTGGTGTGCTAGGTTTTATCATTCTGGCAATTTTCACTCTCGGCCTGGGGCTGCTGTTTAGTGCAATAAATGTCATGTTGCGCGACGCTGAAAACTTTGTGGATTTAATAACAATGGTTATTACCTGGGGATCGCCGATTCTGTATCACTGGGATTTCGTGGTGAAAGCTATTGGGGAGGGAAAAGCGTGGTTCATCTACAACATGAACCCCATCACCCCGGTCGTAGAAATGTTCCACTACTGTTTTTGGGCTCCAACTAGAGGCGTGGATTATCAGATACCGCCGGGCATGGTGACTTTCGTCATACTGGCAGCAGCTATCTCTGTGGCTACGCTTTTCATTGGAGAGGCCACGTTCAGACGGCTTGATGGCCGATTCGCCCAGGAGCTATAA
- a CDS encoding ABC transporter ATP-binding protein, with the protein MVEPLTDSTCVIVDHLTKRFKIRHTHSLKEFVVAKMSGKREAQSERFTALDDINLRISDGETVALLGFNGSGKSTLLKLISGVMKPDEGSILARGKLAGLIEVGAGFHPDLTGRENVFLNGAILGMTEKQIEDSFDDIVDFSEIRDFIDTEVKFYSSGMFLRLAFSVAVHTDPDVFLVDEILSVGDEPFQKKCLNRIHELRESGKALVIVSHNLDMISELCDRGVVLERGKIIHDGAIDEAVAKLRG; encoded by the coding sequence ATGGTTGAGCCACTAACTGATAGCACCTGCGTAATAGTTGATCACCTCACGAAACGTTTTAAGATTCGCCATACTCATTCCCTAAAAGAATTCGTGGTGGCGAAAATGAGTGGCAAACGCGAGGCTCAGTCGGAGCGTTTTACTGCTTTAGACGATATCAATTTGCGGATTAGTGATGGCGAAACTGTTGCCTTATTAGGTTTTAATGGTTCGGGAAAATCGACGCTACTCAAGTTGATATCCGGGGTCATGAAGCCGGACGAGGGAAGCATTTTGGCGCGCGGAAAACTCGCTGGGTTGATTGAAGTTGGCGCTGGTTTCCACCCTGATTTAACAGGGCGCGAAAACGTTTTCTTAAACGGCGCAATTCTAGGTATGACAGAAAAACAAATCGAGGACAGTTTCGACGACATCGTTGATTTCAGCGAAATTCGAGACTTTATCGACACCGAAGTTAAGTTCTATTCCTCGGGAATGTTTTTGCGGTTAGCCTTCTCGGTCGCTGTACACACGGATCCTGACGTTTTCTTAGTGGATGAGATTTTGTCAGTTGGAGACGAACCTTTCCAGAAGAAATGCTTAAACCGAATTCACGAACTAAGAGAATCTGGCAAGGCATTAGTGATCGTCAGCCACAACCTAGATATGATTAGCGAATTGTGTGACCGTGGCGTTGTGCTGGAACGCGGCAAAATCATTCACGATGGGGCAATCGACGAAGCGGTAGCTAAACTTCGCGGCTAA
- a CDS encoding ABC transporter substrate-binding protein: MANDGNIISIALAAGAEKELTAVSGLKRDVDVISLKYGDSVRSLNSVSDEYMNLENVIAADPQVVFAGWGYGFSEEKNLTPQALNERNISAYTLSESCRTADGKRGTMNPWEALDTDIRNIGKITGNEKAADKTADEIAAKVKELEALPKADKEPVGFVFDSASDTVFTSGNMGAPQAMMDTAGVKNALEDVDDTWTKVSWERLAAADPDIIFFVDYPPQTFEEKIAALESNPVSKNLRAVKEKRFVNLPYAMWTSGPLNVEGAEYMRMALEYWELAPKTDTTSELDIRKLDSLPGNDWLK; encoded by the coding sequence ATGGCTAATGACGGCAATATCATTTCAATTGCGCTAGCGGCTGGAGCTGAAAAGGAATTGACGGCTGTTAGCGGGCTGAAACGCGATGTTGACGTTATTTCACTCAAATATGGTGATTCTGTCAGGAGCCTAAATTCTGTCTCGGATGAGTACATGAATTTGGAAAACGTTATTGCAGCTGACCCGCAGGTGGTTTTCGCTGGTTGGGGCTACGGTTTTAGCGAGGAAAAGAATCTAACGCCGCAAGCTCTTAACGAACGCAATATTAGCGCTTATACGCTCAGTGAATCCTGCCGTACTGCTGACGGCAAACGTGGCACTATGAATCCCTGGGAAGCACTGGATACTGATATTCGCAATATCGGCAAAATAACTGGCAATGAAAAAGCGGCGGATAAAACAGCTGATGAGATTGCTGCCAAGGTGAAAGAACTCGAAGCATTGCCCAAGGCGGATAAAGAGCCGGTTGGTTTCGTTTTTGATTCCGCCTCTGACACGGTCTTTACGTCCGGAAATATGGGTGCTCCACAAGCGATGATGGATACTGCAGGCGTGAAGAATGCATTAGAGGATGTTGATGACACCTGGACGAAGGTCAGTTGGGAGAGGCTAGCTGCCGCTGACCCAGATATTATCTTCTTCGTTGACTACCCGCCGCAGACCTTTGAAGAAAAGATTGCTGCCTTGGAATCTAACCCAGTCTCGAAGAATCTGCGTGCTGTTAAAGAGAAGCGTTTCGTGAATCTGCCCTACGCTATGTGGACGTCTGGTCCGTTGAACGTTGAAGGCGCTGAATATATGCGTATGGCTTTGGAATATTGGGAATTAGCGCCCAAGACGGATACCACCTCGGAATTGGATATTCGTAAACTTGATTCACTGCCTGGTAATGATTGGTTGAAATAA
- a CDS encoding ABC transporter substrate-binding protein, whose protein sequence is MKINRMAGVSALALALLFSGCSSGGTNNAVDSGAKESGTVTIENCGEKVEYKTPVTKLMANDGNIISIALAAGAEKELTAVTGTKKDFNLLSLKYGDTFKKLNIVNDEYMNLENVIAADPQVVFAGWGYGFNEEQGLTPQALKERGIGTYTLSESCRAADGQRGTMDPWEALDTDIRNIGKITGNEKTANKTADDIAARVKELRALPKPDKEPVGIIFDNATETIYSCGNMGAPQAMMDVAGVKNALADTNDTWTKISWERLAAADPDVIFFVDYPRQSFEEKIAALESNPASKNLRAVKEKRILNLPYGMWTSGPMTVEGAEYMRMAMEYWGLAPKTDISSDLDIRELSLPGNEWLK, encoded by the coding sequence ATGAAGATTAACCGCATGGCTGGTGTTTCAGCACTAGCTCTAGCACTGTTATTCTCGGGGTGTAGCTCCGGGGGGACAAATAATGCTGTGGACTCTGGTGCCAAGGAATCAGGCACTGTCACCATTGAGAATTGTGGCGAGAAAGTCGAGTACAAGACTCCGGTCACTAAATTGATGGCCAATGATGGCAACATCATTTCTATCGCGCTCGCGGCTGGGGCTGAAAAGGAATTGACCGCTGTTACCGGCACGAAAAAAGATTTTAATCTTCTTTCGCTCAAGTATGGCGACACCTTTAAGAAATTAAATATTGTCAATGACGAATACATGAACTTGGAAAACGTTATTGCTGCTGACCCGCAGGTGGTTTTCGCTGGTTGGGGCTACGGCTTTAACGAAGAACAAGGTTTAACCCCGCAAGCTCTTAAAGAACGCGGTATCGGCACTTATACGCTCAGTGAATCCTGTCGGGCTGCCGACGGTCAACGTGGCACTATGGATCCTTGGGAAGCGCTGGATACCGATATTCGCAATATCGGTAAAATAACTGGCAATGAAAAGACGGCGAATAAAACCGCTGATGACATTGCTGCCAGGGTTAAGGAACTTCGAGCACTGCCCAAGCCAGATAAAGAGCCGGTCGGTATCATCTTTGATAATGCCACTGAAACTATTTACTCTTGCGGCAACATGGGCGCCCCACAAGCGATGATGGATGTCGCGGGAGTAAAGAATGCGCTAGCGGACACCAATGACACGTGGACGAAAATTAGCTGGGAGAGACTGGCCGCCGCTGACCCGGATGTCATCTTCTTCGTTGATTACCCACGTCAGAGCTTTGAGGAAAAGATCGCTGCCCTGGAATCTAACCCAGCCTCGAAGAATCTGCGTGCCGTCAAAGAGAAGCGCATTTTGAATCTGCCCTACGGTATGTGGACGTCTGGTCCGATGACCGTTGAAGGCGCTGAATATATGCGTATGGCTATGGAATATTGGGGATTGGCTCCGAAAACGGATATTTCCTCGGATCTAGATATTCGTGAACTTTCGTTGCCGGGTAACGAATGGCTTAAGTAA